AGATCGCCGGCAGTCTGGGGGCCGTGCGCGACCTGCTGGCCTCGGGCGAGCCCGTCGGCCTGCTGATGGCGCCCAGCTTCCCGGCGGAGTTCGGCAGCGAGCACAGCGGCCGCCTGCTGGCCCGCCTGCGCCGGCTGGGCTTCGCGGGCATCTGGGAAGTGGCCTTCGGCGCCGACCTGGTGGCCCGGGCCTATCGCGAACTGCTGGAGGACCGGCCCGCGGAGCGCTGGATCGCCACCACCTGCCCGGCCATCGTCTTCTTCGTGGAGAAGTACCACCCGGACCTGGTGCCCGCGCTGGCGCCCATCGTCTCGCCCATGACCGCCATGGCCCGCGTGGTGCGGCGCCTGAACCCCGATCCCCGCCTGCACCTGGTCTTCGCCGGGCCCTGCGTGGCCAAGAAGGCCGAGGCCGCCCGGGAGGGCGAGGTGGAGGAGGTGCTGACCTTCCGCGAGCTGCGCGAGCTGCTGGAGGAGCAGGAGGGGCTGGCGGAGATGTCCCGCGGCTTGGAGGACGGGACCTCGGGCGTGAGCGAGAACGGCGAGTTCGACCCGCCGCTGAGCGGGCTGGGACGGCTCTTTCCCGTCAGCCGGGGCATGCTGCAGACCGCCGGCCTGCACGAGGACCTGCTGGACGGCACGGTGGTGGCCGTGGACGGCCGCCGGCACGCCGTGGAGGCCCTGCAAGAGTTCGAGAGCCACGCCCTGGACACGCGCCTGCTGGAGTGCTTGTCCTGCAACGGCTGCATCATGGGTGCGGGCATCAGCGCGGAGGCCCCGCTCTTCCGGCGCCGCGCGGCGGTGGGCCGGCACGCCCGGGAGCGCATGGCGGCCTTCGACCCCGAGACGCACCGCGTCGCCCTGGTGGCCAGCGCCGAGATCTCGCTGGAGCGCGGCTACCGGCGCGACGACCAGCGCCTGCCGCCGCCCTCGCCCGACGAGCTGAAGACCATCCTGGCCCGGCTGGGCAAGCGCCTGCCCCAGGACGAGCTGGACTGCGGCGCCTGCGGCTACGAGAGCTGCCAGGAGCACGCCGTGGCCATCCACCGCGGGCTGGCCGAGAGCGAGATGTGCCTGCCCTGGGTGATCGAGCGGCTGCGCCACTCGCTGAACGAGCTGGGGGAGACGGGCGAGCGGCTGGCCGTGACCCGCCAGGCGCTGGTGAACGCCGAAAAGCTGGCCAGCATGGGCCAGCTCTCCGCCGGCATCGCCCACGAGATCAACAACCCGCTGGGCGTGATCCTGCTCTACGGCCGGAGCATGCTGGACGAACTGGAGATCGCCTCCGGGCACGCGGATTCCCCGGGCGCACCCGCGGGCGGCGACGCGAGCGAGCGGGCCAGCCGGCGCGAGGATCTGGAGATGATCGTGGAACAGGCCGAGCGCTGCCGCAAGATCGTGGCCGGCCTGCTCAACTTCGCCCGCCGCAGCCGCGTGGTCCTGCAGGCCACGGATCTGGGCCAGTTGCTGCGCCACGCCTTCAAGGCCCTGCGCGTGCCGGAGCTGATCAGCCTGCAGATCGACACGGATTCCGCCCCGCAGGCCGAGGTGGATCCGGACCAGCTGGTGCAGGTGATCACCAACCTGGTGAACAACGCCGTAGAGGCCATGCCCGCCGGCGGCCGCCTGCAGGTGGGCGTCCGGGCCAAGGGCGACGAGGCCGTGCTCTGGGTGCGGGATTCGGGCACGGGGATTCCCGAGGCCCTGCTGGAGCGGATCTTCGAGCCCCTGTTCACGACCAAGCAGATCGGCAAGGGCACAGGCCTGGGCCTGGCCGTCACCTACGGCATCGTCAAGATGCACCGCGGCCGGATCGAGGTGGACACCAACACGGACGCGACCAAGGGGCCCGTCGGAACGGAGTTCCGGGTGATCCTGCCCTGCCGGCGCGGCGAGGACGGCGCGGGCTCCCTGGAGGGCCTGCGGCCTGAGAGCAAGGAGGAGTGATGGAACAACCCGCACCGTACCAGGGCCGGACGGCCCTGATCGTGGACGATGATCCGGACTGCCTGCTGCAGGTCCGGATCTACCTGGAGAAGATGGGTTTCAGCGTGATCGAGGGCGCGTCCCAGGCGGAGGGCGAGGGGCTGATCGCCCGCTCCCGACCCGACCTGGCCGTGTTCGACCTGATGCTCGAGCACCACGACTCGGGCTTCGTGCTGGCCCACCGGCTCAAGCAGGCGCATCCCACAACCCCGGTGATCCTGGTCACCGGCGTCTCCGCCGAGACGGGCTTCCGCTTCGCGGACACCAGCCCCGAGGAACGGGCCTGGATCAAGGCCGACGTGGTGCTGGACAAGGGCATCCGCTACGAGCAACTGCGCCGCGAGGTGGAGCGCCTGCTGCCTCTGCCCTCATGATGGGTGGTGGATTCTCACCACGGAGACACAGAGACACAGAGACACGATTGATGTGTCACAAGGGCTAGCCACCGAACCACGGGCCCCAGCGCGACGTACCGTGGAGCACGTGAGGTGAAGCGCGCAGCGCTGAACTAGAAAACGGGTGAAGCCGTCAGGCGAACCACCTACACGGCACCAGGAATCACACGGATCGGCCGTCTGTCCGACGGCGGCCGTGAGGCCGCCTAGTTACGGCCGCTGAAAAAGCGCGTCTTTGGCGCCACCTTTCTGCGCGCAAGCAGAAAGGTGGCAATCAAGGCCCCCGGCAGGAGATCGCATGATTGACGAGCTTCACGTCCTCATTGTCGATGACGAACCCGGCATGCGCGGCGGCGCCCAGCGCGCGCTGCGCCTTGCCCGTGCCGCGCTGCCCGAGGACGGCGGCGAGGTCGGCTTCGCCTGCGAGACCGCCGGCAGCGTGGGGGAGGCCCGCGCGCGGCTGGAGCAGGGCGGGGTGGACCTTCTGCTGCTGGATTACAAGCTGCCCGACGGCACCGGCCTGGACGTGCTGGAGTGGCTGAAGAGCCAGCCCCATCCGCCGCTCACGGTGATGATCACGGCCTACGCCTCGCTGGAGATGGCGGTCTCCACCACCAAGA
This genomic stretch from Candidatus Delongbacteria bacterium harbors:
- a CDS encoding [Fe-Fe] hydrogenase large subunit C-terminal domain-containing protein → MSPTTRALIRTIPERCRTCYTCVRECPAKAIRIMRGQAEVLPERCVGCGNCVLVCRQQAKQIAGSLGAVRDLLASGEPVGLLMAPSFPAEFGSEHSGRLLARLRRLGFAGIWEVAFGADLVARAYRELLEDRPAERWIATTCPAIVFFVEKYHPDLVPALAPIVSPMTAMARVVRRLNPDPRLHLVFAGPCVAKKAEAAREGEVEEVLTFRELRELLEEQEGLAEMSRGLEDGTSGVSENGEFDPPLSGLGRLFPVSRGMLQTAGLHEDLLDGTVVAVDGRRHAVEALQEFESHALDTRLLECLSCNGCIMGAGISAEAPLFRRRAAVGRHARERMAAFDPETHRVALVASAEISLERGYRRDDQRLPPPSPDELKTILARLGKRLPQDELDCGACGYESCQEHAVAIHRGLAESEMCLPWVIERLRHSLNELGETGERLAVTRQALVNAEKLASMGQLSAGIAHEINNPLGVILLYGRSMLDELEIASGHADSPGAPAGGDASERASRREDLEMIVEQAERCRKIVAGLLNFARRSRVVLQATDLGQLLRHAFKALRVPELISLQIDTDSAPQAEVDPDQLVQVITNLVNNAVEAMPAGGRLQVGVRAKGDEAVLWVRDSGTGIPEALLERIFEPLFTTKQIGKGTGLGLAVTYGIVKMHRGRIEVDTNTDATKGPVGTEFRVILPCRRGEDGAGSLEGLRPESKEE
- a CDS encoding response regulator, which translates into the protein MEQPAPYQGRTALIVDDDPDCLLQVRIYLEKMGFSVIEGASQAEGEGLIARSRPDLAVFDLMLEHHDSGFVLAHRLKQAHPTTPVILVTGVSAETGFRFADTSPEERAWIKADVVLDKGIRYEQLRREVERLLPLPS